In Hyalangium gracile, the genomic stretch GCCCTCGCCCACGCCCATCCCGCTGCGCAAGCTGCTGGAGGACTCGGTGCGCTCGGCGCTGACGGACGCCACCGGCAAGGTGGAGGTGGAGTGGGACCTGGAGGCCGACGTGCCGGTGCTGGTGGACGAGCGGATGATCCGCCAGGCCTTCCTCAACCTCGCCCTCAACGCCGTGCAGGCCATGCCGCAGGGCGGCACCCTGCGGGTGGGCGTGTGCCGCGCGACGGGCCCGCGGCCCGAGGTGCAGGTGGAGTTCACCGACACGGGCACGGGCATCCACCCGGACCTGCGCTCGCGCATCTTCGAGCCCTTCTTCACCACCAAGGCCAAGGGGACGGGGCTGGGCCTGGCCATCGTCAAGCGCATCGTCGAGTCCCACGCGGGCCGCGTGACGCTCGAGTCCGAGCCGGGCCAGGGCACCACCTTCCGCCTCTTCCTCCCCTGCGAGCCCGAGGCCGCCCAGGCGCCGCTCCAGGCCGAGGCCTGACGCACCCGGACGAGAACCGCGTCGACTCGCCGCGTCGTGAAATCCCTCGTGGTGAAGTTGACGTCTGATTCAGGAATCAGGAGATCATTTCACGCGAAGTGCTACCGTCCGCGCCGCATTCACAAGGGAGGGCTCATGCGGAAGACGCGTCCTGGAAGTCTCGTCTGTGGACTCCTCGCCCTGGCTGTTCTCGGGTGCGAGGGCCTGGCTCCCATCGAGCCGCCGCCGGAGGAAGGGCTCGAGCCGGTGCAGCTCCAGAGCGCGCTCACGGCGGTGACGGGCTTTGGAACCAACCCCGGCAACCTGAAGATGTGGAAGTACGTGCCGGCCGGCGCCCCCGCGAACGCGCCGCTGGTGGTGGCCATGCACGGCTGCACCCAGACGGCGAGCGGCTACACGTCCACCGGGTGGAACGCGCTGGCGGATCTGCTCAAGTTCCACGTCGTCTACCCGGAGCAGGTGAGCGGCAACAACCAGAACGCCTGCTTCAACTGGTTCGAGCCCGGAGACATCTCCCGGGGCCAGGGCGAGGCGCTCTCCATCAAGCAGATGGTGGACAAGATGAAGGCGGACCACTCCATCGACTCCAGCCGCGTGTTCGTCACCGGCCTGTCGGCGGGCGCCGCGATGACGTACGTGATGGCCGCCACCTACCCGGACGTCTTCTCCGGCGCGGCGGTGATGGCGGGCATCCCCTACAAGTGCGCCACCTCGATGACGGACGCCTTCTCGTGCATGAGCCCGGGCTCGGACAAGACGGCCACGCAGTGGAGGGACCTGGTGCGCAACGCCTACTCCGGCTACACCGGCCCCTACCCGCGCATCTCCATCTGGCACGGCACCTCCGACTACACCGTGAAGAACACCAACATGGCGGAGGCGGTGGAGCAGTGGACCGCCGTGCACGGCATCGACGCGACGGAGGACGTCAGCGAGACCGTGGCCGGCTACCCGCACAAGGTCTACAGGGACACGGCGGGCAGGGCCCTGGTGGAGACGTACGCGCTGACGGGCATGGGGCACGGCACGGCCGTGGACCCCGCCTTCCGGTTCCCCGGCTCCAGCGTGGCGTGCGGCACGGCGGGCGCGTACGTGCTCGACACGGACATCTGCTCCACCTGGTACGCGGCGAAGTGGTTCGGGCTCGACAACTCCGACTCGGCCGCGCCCTCCGTGAGCCTCTCGGCGCCCGCCAACGGCGCCTCCGTGAGCGGCACCGTGCAGGTGACGGCCAACGCCTCGGACAACGTGGGCGTCTCCAAGGTGGAGTTCTTCATCGACAACACCCTGGTGGGCACCGACACGGCCTCGCCCTATGCGTACACGTGGAACAGCGCCGCGGCGACCAACGGCACCCACGTGCTGCTGGCCAAGGCCCATGACGCCGCGGGCAACACGGCCTCGTCCGCCTCCGTCTCCGTCACCGTCACCGGCGGCATCTCCGACACCACGCCCCCCACCGTGAGCCTCACCTTCCCCACCGCCGGCTCCACCGTGGCCGGCGCCGTGGACATCACCGCCACCGCGTCGGATGACACCGGCGTGACGAAGGTGGAGTTCCTCGTCGACGGCGCCGTGGTGGGCCAGGGCGTGTCCGCGCGGCAGGCCGGCCCCTACGCCTTCACCTGGAACACCACCGCGTACGCCACGGGCAGCCACTCGCTGCAGGCCCGCGCCTCGGACGCCGCGGGCAACACCGCCCTGTCCGCTACCGTCTCCGTGACGGTGGATCAGGGCTCGGTGCGCTTCACCGAGCGCTTCTCCAACAACGGCCCGGACAACGCGGGCTGGAGCCTCACCGAGTGGGCGCTGGACGCCAGCGACCAGACGGGCACCACCGGCAGCAGGTCCATCCTCGGCTCGGCCACTCCCTCCTTCGGCACCGCCACCCGGACGGCGAGCGTCAGCCTGACGCTGCCCTCCAACGCGCGGCTGGGCTTCTGGCGCAAGGTGGAGCTGTATGGCGCCAACACCATGGCCACCGCCTCCTTCCGCGTCATCGTCAATGACGGGACCGACCATGTGGTGGACTCGGTGACGAAGAGCGGCCTGGGCTCGCTCACGGAGTCCACGTGGACGCAGCGCGCGGACATCGACCTGTCCCCGTACGCCAACCGCACGGTGACGCTGAAGTTCGTCGTCACCGCGACGGACACCGGCTCCAACACCAGCCGCGCCAAGGCGTGGGTGGACAGCATCACCGTGGGCCCGCCGAGCGCCTCCGCGGACACCACGCCTCCCACGGTGAACGTGACGGCCCCCGCCTCGGGCGCCACCGTGAGCGGCACCGTCGACGTGCAGGCGAGCGCCTCGGACGCCGCGGGCGTGAGCCGCGTCGAGTTCTACGTGGACGGCGCGCTGGCCGACACGGACACCGCCGCCCCCTTCGTCTTCACCTGGAACACGGCGGGCGTGGCCAACGGCAGCCACTCGCTCATGGCCAAGGCCTACGACGCGGCGAACAACATCGGCACCGACAACGACACCTCGGTGACGGTGAGCAACACCAGCGGCGGGACGACGACGACCGTCTCCTTCACCAGCATCGCGGCGGAGGACGGCTACGTGAAGGCCAACGCGGACGGCTCGTCCCCGGCGGTGGGCACCTTCAGCACGCCGGCCGTCGGCAAGGGCTCGGACGCCAGGCACAACCGGGCGTTCTTCTCCTTCGACACCTCCTCGCTGCCCGACACCGCCACGCTCGTGCGCGCCTCGCTCAAGGTGACGTTCTCCTCCGGCATGGGGGACCCGTGGGCGGACCCCTCGGGCAACACCCTCAACATCGACTTGAAGAGCGGGACGTTCGGCGCCGCCACCACCGAGACGACGGACTTCACCGCCGCCGCCACCTCCTCCGGAGTGGCCAACCTCATCAAGTTCACCACCGGCGCCCAGAGCTCCACCGACTTCAACGCCGCCGGCCTGGCCGCCATCAACAAGACGGGCAGGACGCAGGCGCGCCTGCTCTTCGCGCAGAACCCCGGCGGCACCTCGTACCTCTTCCTCACCGAGGGCAGCGGCGCCGTGCTGACGGTGGAGTACCGCTAGCCAGGCGTGACGCGGTGGGCCGCGCTCACGGGCCCGGATGGCGCGCTGCGCCGACGAGCACTCCGCTGAAACATCCTCGTCGAGATGCGCTGCTGATCCGGGCCCTCGCCCCACTGTCCTGTTTTCGGACAGCCATGGTACACGAGTTATCCACTGTTCCCGGAATTCTGGACTGAGCCTTAACTGGCTGTTTTCTCACGCACTTTTTGAGAAAGGAGTGGTTTGCTCCTAAAAACCTACAATACAGCCAAATCGAGATGGTGCAGCCTTGTCGTAGTCATTCATCCACCTACCTTGGCACCATCGAATCGAGAAGGTGAATTGTTTCAGGGGTTTGCGCGGAAACCCTGGAAGGGCTCGGGTTGGCACGTTGCCTGCTTTACGGAGGCGCGACCCCAATTCCCCGCTGGGGAGGAAAGCCCCCTCCATCATGAATCCGTTCTCGCTGAAGCGGTTCACCCTGACCTCTCTGATGATGCTGGCCGCCGCAGGCTGCGGTGGCCCGACGACGCCGGACGAGCAGCCGCAGGTGGAGGAGACCGAGGTCGAGGAGACCTGGGATGCGGAGCAGGAGGCGACGCTGGCCAGCACGGTGCACGGCGCCTACCTGTTCACCAAGGAGACCTTCAAGGGCAACGGGCGCACCTGCGCGACGTGCCACACGCTGAGCACCGGTGGCCTGACGCCGGCGCAGGCGCAGGCGGCCTGGCAGCGCAACCGCAATGATCCGCTCTTCCGCGCCATCGACAGTGATGCGGGTGACGGCAAGAGCTACTCGCGGCTGCTGAACGACGCGACGGTGACGGTGGACGTCCCGATGGCGCCGAACATCCGGCTGGCGGCCAACCCCACGGCGCGCACGGTGAAGCTGCGCCGCGGCATCCCCAGCACGCTGGACAGCCCGCGGTTCGACCCGGTGGTGATGTGGGACGGCCGCGAGCCGACGCTGCAGTCCCAGGCGATGCACGCCATCGCCGGCCACGCGCAGGGCGGCCGCGTCCCGACGCAGCAGGAGCTCAACGCGCTGGTGGACTTCGAGAAGGTGCTCTTCTCCTCGGCGAAGATGGCGGCCTATGCGCTGACGGGGACGCCGCCGCCGCTGCCCGCGGGCAAGACGGCGTCCGAGAAGCGTGGCGCGGCCTTCTTCGCGCCCAACGCCGTGTGCGGCCACTGCCACTTCGGCCCGCTGCTCAA encodes the following:
- a CDS encoding extracellular catalytic domain type 1 short-chain-length polyhydroxyalkanoate depolymerase; protein product: MRKTRPGSLVCGLLALAVLGCEGLAPIEPPPEEGLEPVQLQSALTAVTGFGTNPGNLKMWKYVPAGAPANAPLVVAMHGCTQTASGYTSTGWNALADLLKFHVVYPEQVSGNNQNACFNWFEPGDISRGQGEALSIKQMVDKMKADHSIDSSRVFVTGLSAGAAMTYVMAATYPDVFSGAAVMAGIPYKCATSMTDAFSCMSPGSDKTATQWRDLVRNAYSGYTGPYPRISIWHGTSDYTVKNTNMAEAVEQWTAVHGIDATEDVSETVAGYPHKVYRDTAGRALVETYALTGMGHGTAVDPAFRFPGSSVACGTAGAYVLDTDICSTWYAAKWFGLDNSDSAAPSVSLSAPANGASVSGTVQVTANASDNVGVSKVEFFIDNTLVGTDTASPYAYTWNSAAATNGTHVLLAKAHDAAGNTASSASVSVTVTGGISDTTPPTVSLTFPTAGSTVAGAVDITATASDDTGVTKVEFLVDGAVVGQGVSARQAGPYAFTWNTTAYATGSHSLQARASDAAGNTALSATVSVTVDQGSVRFTERFSNNGPDNAGWSLTEWALDASDQTGTTGSRSILGSATPSFGTATRTASVSLTLPSNARLGFWRKVELYGANTMATASFRVIVNDGTDHVVDSVTKSGLGSLTESTWTQRADIDLSPYANRTVTLKFVVTATDTGSNTSRAKAWVDSITVGPPSASADTTPPTVNVTAPASGATVSGTVDVQASASDAAGVSRVEFYVDGALADTDTAAPFVFTWNTAGVANGSHSLMAKAYDAANNIGTDNDTSVTVSNTSGGTTTTVSFTSIAAEDGYVKANADGSSPAVGTFSTPAVGKGSDARHNRAFFSFDTSSLPDTATLVRASLKVTFSSGMGDPWADPSGNTLNIDLKSGTFGAATTETTDFTAAATSSGVANLIKFTTGAQSSTDFNAAGLAAINKTGRTQARLLFAQNPGGTSYLFLTEGSGAVLTVEYR
- a CDS encoding cytochrome c peroxidase; protein product: MNPFSLKRFTLTSLMMLAAAGCGGPTTPDEQPQVEETEVEETWDAEQEATLASTVHGAYLFTKETFKGNGRTCATCHTLSTGGLTPAQAQAAWQRNRNDPLFRAIDSDAGDGKSYSRLLNDATVTVDVPMAPNIRLAANPTARTVKLRRGIPSTLDSPRFDPVVMWDGREPTLQSQAMHAIAGHAQGGRVPTQQELNALVDFEKVLFSSAKMAAYALTGTPPPLPAGKTASEKRGAAFFAPNAVCGHCHFGPLLNQMTEFNPQGLPAGTRFSSAGVSEGNLGANPPQEFIVTLPNGAEVPVLSPDPGLMLLTGDPAHYGVFKMVSLRNLKNTAPYFHDNSAKNLDQVMVQYKLLFDFLGVPLSQQDIADITAYMKLL